A region of Subdoligranulum variabile DNA encodes the following proteins:
- a CDS encoding chloride channel protein yields MQTLHNALRSTLRYLRVCAKWLVLAALVGCLTGPLGAAFGLALSWANATRDVQGWLLYLLPVGGLVIVFLYRHFDPQGGGSTNQVFAAVRERKVLTLRTAPLIFFSTVTTHLLGGSSGREGAALLLGGSVSGQFGRLLRLNRHDCRLMTMCGMAGAFSAIFGTPLAATVFTIEVVNVGSMQYAALLPCLVSALLGVWISGQLGVAPTAFTLGATAELNPITLAQVLVLGILLAGLSIVFCELLHITPKLYTKFLPNPYLRVAVGGLLIIALTKLLGTTDYNGAGSAVIAAAMVGQALPWAFALKMLFTALTLGAGYKGGEIVPIFFTGATFGCAVAPLLGLPAPLGAALGMVALFCGCTNSPLASICLGLEVFGGQCLPLFALVCAVSYMLSSYFSLYHEQHFLHSKLRIGSVRFQEGHWAETDPEEEN; encoded by the coding sequence ATGCAAACATTGCACAATGCACTGCGCAGCACACTGCGGTATCTGCGGGTCTGCGCCAAATGGCTGGTGCTGGCCGCTCTGGTTGGATGCCTGACCGGCCCCCTGGGGGCGGCTTTCGGGCTAGCCCTGAGCTGGGCCAACGCTACCCGCGATGTACAGGGCTGGCTGCTTTATCTGCTGCCCGTGGGCGGTCTGGTCATCGTTTTTCTCTACCGGCATTTTGACCCGCAGGGAGGCGGCTCCACCAACCAGGTCTTTGCCGCCGTGCGGGAACGCAAAGTCCTGACCCTGCGCACTGCACCGCTGATCTTTTTCTCCACCGTGACCACCCATCTGCTGGGCGGTTCCAGCGGCCGGGAAGGCGCAGCGCTGCTGCTGGGCGGCTCCGTCTCCGGCCAGTTCGGACGCCTGCTGCGCCTGAACCGCCACGATTGCCGCCTGATGACCATGTGCGGTATGGCCGGTGCCTTCTCCGCCATCTTCGGCACCCCGCTGGCCGCCACCGTCTTCACCATCGAGGTCGTCAACGTAGGTTCCATGCAGTATGCGGCGCTGCTGCCCTGCCTGGTCTCGGCACTGCTGGGCGTCTGGATCAGCGGTCAGCTGGGTGTCGCCCCCACCGCCTTCACCCTGGGAGCCACCGCTGAACTCAATCCCATCACCCTTGCACAGGTTCTGGTGCTGGGTATACTGCTGGCCGGCCTGAGCATAGTATTCTGCGAGTTGCTGCACATCACCCCCAAGCTGTACACGAAATTTTTGCCCAACCCCTATCTGCGGGTGGCCGTGGGCGGCCTTCTGATCATCGCCCTGACCAAGCTGCTGGGCACCACCGATTACAACGGCGCCGGCAGTGCGGTCATCGCCGCTGCCATGGTCGGCCAGGCACTTCCCTGGGCCTTTGCACTCAAGATGCTGTTTACCGCTCTGACTCTGGGCGCCGGCTACAAGGGCGGCGAGATCGTCCCCATCTTCTTCACCGGTGCCACCTTCGGCTGCGCCGTGGCTCCGCTGCTGGGGCTGCCCGCGCCGCTGGGCGCCGCACTGGGCATGGTGGCGCTCTTCTGCGGATGTACCAACAGCCCCCTGGCCTCCATCTGCCTGGGCCTGGAAGTCTTCGGCGGACAGTGCCTGCCGCTCTTCGCGCTGGTGTGCGCCGTTTCCTACATGCTGTCCAGCTATTTCAGTCTCTACCATGAACAGCATTTCCTGCACTCCAAACTGCGCATCGGCAGTGTGCGGTTCCAGGAAGGCCACTGGGCCGAGACCGATCCAGAAGAGGAAAATTGA